From the Candidatus Methanoplasma cognatum genome, one window contains:
- the thiH gene encoding 2-iminoacetate synthase ThiH, translating to MTREPTDAEDYHQHMESISSNVMADTLSKVSKVDLSSFTVADVEEALGKERLDVRDFASLLSPSAEARLEDMAVRASEETRRFFGNSVTLFTPLYVSNHCDNGCIYCGFSRDNRINRAKLSLEEIESEMLKIAESGLAEILLLAGDSRKMSGVEFIGDCVKMAAKHFRNVGVEIYPLNVDEYRYLRQCGADYVTVFQETYDPARYAELHLFGPKRVFSYRFNAQERALMGGMRGVAFGALLGLGDFRKDALACGVHAHQLQRKYPHAEISFSLPRLRPFINGKYTAETVSERNLYQLAMAYRIFMPFSGQTISSRESPNFRDTIVMLCANRMSAGVSVGIGGHAEEKKGDEQFDISDSRNVQQIRKALIERGLQPVFNDYVRV from the coding sequence ATGACCAGAGAACCCACTGATGCCGAAGATTACCATCAGCACATGGAATCGATATCGTCGAACGTGATGGCAGACACTTTATCCAAGGTCTCCAAAGTGGACCTGTCCTCATTCACCGTTGCGGACGTGGAGGAAGCCCTGGGCAAAGAGCGCTTGGATGTCAGGGATTTTGCATCCCTCCTCTCACCTTCCGCCGAAGCGCGTCTGGAGGATATGGCGGTAAGAGCCAGCGAAGAGACGAGGAGGTTCTTCGGGAACTCGGTGACGCTGTTCACCCCGCTTTACGTATCGAATCACTGCGACAACGGCTGCATCTACTGCGGCTTCAGCAGAGACAACAGGATCAACCGGGCGAAGCTTTCTTTAGAGGAGATAGAATCGGAGATGTTGAAGATCGCAGAGTCCGGTCTTGCGGAGATCCTCCTTCTGGCAGGCGATTCGAGAAAGATGTCCGGAGTGGAATTCATAGGCGACTGCGTGAAGATGGCGGCGAAGCACTTCAGAAATGTCGGGGTCGAGATCTATCCTCTGAATGTCGACGAATACAGGTACCTCCGCCAATGCGGCGCCGATTACGTCACGGTCTTCCAAGAGACCTACGATCCGGCGAGATATGCCGAACTTCATCTCTTCGGTCCGAAGAGGGTGTTCTCATACAGGTTCAACGCACAGGAAAGAGCGCTGATGGGAGGTATGAGAGGCGTCGCCTTCGGCGCCTTGCTGGGACTCGGCGATTTCAGGAAGGATGCCTTGGCATGCGGCGTGCACGCACATCAGCTGCAGAGGAAATATCCTCACGCTGAGATATCATTCTCCCTTCCGAGACTGAGGCCGTTCATTAACGGGAAATATACCGCTGAAACGGTGTCTGAGAGGAACCTCTACCAGCTGGCAATGGCATACCGCATCTTCATGCCATTCTCCGGGCAGACCATATCGTCAAGGGAAAGCCCCAATTTCAGAGACACCATCGTCATGCTGTGCGCCAACAGGATGTCCGCCGGTGTGTCGGTGGGGATCGGCGGGCATGCGGAGGAGAAGAAGGGCGACGAGCAATTCGATATCTCGGACTCAAGGAACGTGCAGCAGATAAGGAAGGCTTTGATCGAAAGAGGTCTGCAGCCGGTGTTCAATGATTACGTGAGAGTATGA
- the thiS gene encoding sulfur carrier protein ThiS produces the protein MNVNGKYLELVSPMTLESLILSTGYRQDRVAVELNGKIVPRSEYAGVVLKSEDSVEIVGFVGGG, from the coding sequence ATGAACGTCAACGGAAAGTATCTGGAGCTGGTTTCGCCGATGACACTGGAAAGCCTTATATTAAGCACCGGCTACAGACAGGACCGGGTGGCCGTCGAACTGAACGGGAAGATCGTTCCCAGATCGGAATACGCCGGCGTCGTTCTGAAGAGTGAAGACTCCGTTGAGATAGTGGGATTCGTCGGAGGGGGATGA
- a CDS encoding FKBP-type peptidyl-prolyl cis-trans isomerase, whose translation MADEEFKVKKERDPIMTVCFVVFMLTVCVITGATVYNNYLKADDSIAVSGSAVSVNYIGTYYDYYGEGNYAVFDTSRWNVTNNDDITKGNDFTPNPESAHRPLSFTIGDGSLLSGFNNAVIGHKIGEKIRVMIPAGEGYNAASTDATMSTATVITIPSTEVLTLTQFSAIYGHELKGYEDIEKSAYGWPASASYNSANNTVTMRYMPQTGTTYTMTDSDFGTVSLNVTAVSGTTISYRYVVSDYTTVSTQGSDKEIQMIMLDFGTEKWYIVSVTDHGTGTADSFTYRTTGERYNQDLYFEIEIVTIG comes from the coding sequence ATGGCTGACGAGGAGTTCAAGGTCAAAAAAGAAAGAGACCCGATCATGACGGTCTGTTTTGTTGTGTTCATGCTGACCGTGTGTGTCATTACAGGCGCTACGGTCTACAACAACTATCTGAAAGCAGATGACAGCATCGCCGTCAGCGGAAGCGCGGTATCTGTGAACTACATAGGCACATACTATGACTACTACGGCGAAGGCAACTACGCCGTTTTCGATACGAGCCGGTGGAACGTCACGAACAATGATGACATCACGAAAGGCAACGACTTCACGCCGAACCCCGAGTCCGCCCACAGGCCGCTCAGTTTCACCATCGGGGATGGGTCTCTCCTCTCCGGATTCAACAATGCCGTGATAGGCCATAAGATCGGGGAAAAGATCAGAGTCATGATCCCGGCGGGAGAAGGATACAACGCGGCTTCGACGGATGCCACTATGTCCACAGCGACTGTCATTACCATACCGTCGACCGAGGTCCTGACATTAACGCAGTTCAGCGCGATCTACGGCCATGAGCTCAAAGGATATGAGGACATAGAGAAATCGGCGTACGGCTGGCCCGCATCCGCGTCTTATAACTCGGCCAACAACACGGTGACGATGAGATATATGCCCCAGACGGGAACGACCTACACGATGACCGACAGCGACTTCGGGACCGTATCTCTTAACGTAACGGCGGTCAGCGGGACCACAATCTCGTACAGGTATGTGGTCTCAGACTACACAACCGTCTCAACCCAGGGAAGCGACAAAGAGATACAGATGATAATGCTTGATTTCGGAACCGAGAAGTGGTACATCGTCTCGGTGACCGATCACGGCACGGGGACCGCGGATTCCTTCACCTACAGAACGACTGGCGAAAGGTACAACCAGGACCTGTACTTCGAGATCGAGATAGTAACAATAGGCTGA
- a CDS encoding thiazole synthase — MTDELKIGNKRFNSRFILGSGKFSLEMTKMVMENGGVEVATLAVRRANAGGEDNILDYIPEGLTLLPNTSGARNAEEAMRIAMLSRELGCGDMIKIEIIKDSRYLLPDNCETIRATKMLAEEGFIVMPYMMPDLSAARSMADAGASAIMPLGAPIGSNKGLLTKDFIKILIDELDLPVIVDAGIGRPSQACEAMEMGCAAVMANTAIATATDIPLMAKAFKMAIEAGRMAFLSKPGRVLQNRGEASSPLRGFLGAWNDQRTH; from the coding sequence ATGACTGACGAACTCAAGATAGGCAACAAGAGATTCAATTCCAGATTCATACTCGGCTCGGGGAAGTTCTCCCTCGAGATGACGAAGATGGTCATGGAGAACGGGGGCGTGGAGGTGGCCACGCTTGCGGTTAGGAGGGCTAACGCCGGAGGAGAAGATAACATACTCGACTACATCCCCGAAGGGCTGACGCTGCTGCCTAACACTTCCGGCGCGAGGAACGCGGAAGAGGCCATGCGCATCGCTATGCTGTCCAGAGAACTCGGGTGCGGAGATATGATCAAGATCGAGATAATCAAGGATTCGAGGTATCTACTTCCGGACAACTGCGAGACCATAAGGGCCACGAAGATGCTTGCCGAAGAGGGGTTCATAGTTATGCCCTATATGATGCCGGACCTTTCCGCCGCGCGTTCGATGGCGGATGCGGGAGCGTCCGCGATAATGCCGCTCGGCGCACCGATAGGGAGCAACAAAGGGTTGCTGACGAAGGATTTCATAAAAATATTGATAGACGAGCTGGACCTTCCGGTGATAGTCGATGCCGGCATCGGCAGGCCGTCGCAGGCGTGCGAAGCGATGGAGATGGGCTGCGCGGCGGTGATGGCGAACACCGCCATCGCAACGGCGACCGACATACCGCTGATGGCAAAAGCATTCAAAATGGCGATCGAAGCCGGACGCATGGCATTCCTGTCGAAGCCCGGCAGAGTACTTCAGAACAGAGGGGAAGCATCCAGCCCGCTCAGGGGATTCTTGGGAGCATGGAATGACCAGAGAACCCACTGA
- the thiF gene encoding sulfur carrier protein ThiS adenylyltransferase ThiF encodes MMTLPSKEDLDEALCARHSPEIHNVIRKAKIGIAGLGGLGSNIASMLARAGVSYLTIVDFDFVDITNINRQNYYLDQVGRAKVDMTEEQLKRINPYMTIKKHQMKLSPSNIPDIFGGCCIVCEAFDVPSEKAMLINTLLEKCPGIKVVSGSGMAGFGRSNEIRTEKLFSDLYICGDGVDMEGMKGGLMSPRVNICAGHMANMVVSLLMKEDL; translated from the coding sequence ATGATGACGCTCCCAAGCAAGGAAGATCTTGACGAGGCCTTGTGTGCCAGACATTCGCCGGAGATCCACAACGTAATAAGAAAAGCAAAGATAGGCATAGCGGGGCTGGGAGGCCTCGGATCCAACATAGCCTCAATGCTTGCCCGGGCCGGAGTATCGTACCTGACCATAGTCGATTTTGACTTCGTCGACATTACCAATATAAACAGACAGAACTATTATCTTGATCAGGTAGGGCGCGCGAAGGTCGACATGACCGAAGAACAACTGAAAAGGATCAACCCTTACATGACGATAAAGAAGCATCAAATGAAACTGAGCCCGTCCAACATCCCTGATATTTTCGGAGGGTGCTGCATTGTCTGCGAAGCTTTCGACGTTCCGTCCGAGAAGGCGATGCTCATCAACACGCTGCTGGAAAAATGTCCGGGGATCAAAGTGGTATCCGGCTCCGGAATGGCGGGATTCGGAAGGTCCAATGAGATAAGAACAGAAAAACTATTCTCGGACCTTTACATCTGCGGCGACGGCGTTGACATGGAGGGTATGAAAGGAGGCCTTATGTCGCCAAGGGTGAACATCTGCGCCGGACATATGGCAAACATGGTCGTATCATTATTGATGAAGGAGGATTTGTGA
- a CDS encoding thiamine phosphate synthase, whose amino-acid sequence MIIAITDRKISAAHDFLEQVEAVAASSPDMIILREKDISEGEYRYLAIECARICSNHRVDFCVNSFIKIASAINNGRVQVSFDTLKTEKEKLEKFKEIWVSVHSLTEAVEAEAAGATHLIYGNVFETSCKPGVIGRGIHDLRAVCDAVNVPVFAVGGIDINTTGRAMDAGCRGVCLRSPLMAKKDPSEVMNRLREIIKGD is encoded by the coding sequence ATGATCATCGCAATAACCGACAGAAAGATCAGCGCCGCGCACGATTTCCTGGAGCAGGTGGAGGCGGTCGCCGCTTCGTCCCCGGATATGATAATACTCAGGGAGAAGGACATCTCCGAAGGAGAATACAGATATCTTGCCATAGAATGTGCCAGGATCTGCAGCAACCACCGTGTGGATTTCTGCGTCAACTCATTCATAAAGATCGCCTCGGCCATCAACAACGGGCGCGTGCAGGTGTCCTTCGACACACTGAAGACCGAGAAAGAAAAGCTGGAGAAGTTCAAGGAGATATGGGTTTCCGTCCACTCTTTGACCGAGGCTGTAGAGGCGGAAGCCGCGGGCGCGACCCACCTGATCTACGGCAACGTTTTCGAGACCTCCTGCAAGCCGGGCGTCATAGGCAGGGGGATCCATGATCTGAGGGCGGTGTGCGACGCTGTGAACGTGCCTGTTTTCGCCGTCGGAGGGATAGATATCAACACGACGGGAAGGGCCATGGATGCGGGATGCAGAGGGGTCTGTTTAAGAAGCCCCTTGATGGCAAAGAAGGACCCTTCCGAAGTGATGAACAGATTAAGGGAAATAATCAAAGGGGATTGA
- the thiE gene encoding thiamine phosphate synthase: MFELCVITDRSLSNGRSEAEVAGLAYSGGADIVQLRMKGSDGKEMLEQARMIRSLSDEYAKFFIVNDRVDIAILSDADGVHLGQSDIPVGDARELLGEDKIIGVSVHNAEEAADAESGGADYVSVGSIFRTSTKHDAQHGRGLDAVFTVRQAVDIPVMAIGGINRGNIQDVIRAGADGAAVVSAVVSQKDIPAAAHELRDMILKVRPNI; this comes from the coding sequence ATGTTCGAACTCTGCGTGATAACGGACCGCTCTCTTTCCAACGGCCGATCCGAGGCCGAGGTCGCCGGGCTTGCGTATTCCGGCGGGGCCGATATAGTTCAATTAAGGATGAAGGGGTCCGACGGAAAAGAGATGCTCGAGCAGGCCAGAATGATCAGGTCCCTGTCGGACGAGTATGCGAAGTTCTTCATCGTTAACGACCGGGTGGACATTGCGATACTGTCCGACGCCGACGGAGTGCATCTCGGCCAGTCTGACATACCCGTCGGGGACGCCAGGGAACTGCTCGGTGAGGACAAGATCATAGGAGTGAGCGTCCACAACGCCGAAGAGGCGGCCGACGCCGAGTCTGGGGGGGCCGATTATGTAAGCGTGGGCTCGATATTCAGGACGTCCACCAAACATGATGCGCAGCACGGCCGCGGCCTAGACGCCGTTTTCACGGTCAGACAGGCTGTGGACATACCGGTGATGGCCATCGGCGGGATCAACAGAGGAAATATCCAAGACGTCATCCGCGCGGGCGCGGACGGCGCCGCCGTGGTCTCCGCGGTGGTGTCACAGAAGGATATCCCCGCTGCCGCTCATGAGCTGAGAGATATGATACTGAAAGTAAGACCTAATATCTGA
- a CDS encoding threonine--tRNA ligase: protein MEKPENKKENGLMRALYIHADSMEFEAKDKTKVAEDIPDDLHNGRMDEVLVVFITVESEDEGKVRQVAAEASKDILAVKERVGAERIMLYPYAHLSSDLAKPKASVEMLDVLKEMIVSSGAEVSRAPFGWYKAFDIKCKGHPLSELSRDFKGKEEKTAPKGKDTYFILKTDGKEMSIEDYKGGSDCMRYMIDKEALGKEAPAGGEPEYLRLCRKFGIQWETMSDVGHMNLAPHGAMMFDLISDYSTDIVNSTGISVYHVKGTNMFSLDEPAVKEHADLFGDRLYTISTGKKSFILRYAACHQQFAMIRNWNVSYKQMPFGAFEVADSYRLEQSGETMLCFRTRRLNMPDFHVICSTVPEAQEYFTLLDGRIYDEIENIGRDYDMLVNFSSRKAFEDNKEMVRKLCEKHGRDALIHIYPEGINYYWTVNIEYHMIDQMKRPREIGTVQIDIGNAKRFGITYTDEKGEKQYPVILHCAVIGSIERYMYALLDTAVQIEKTGVPGYLPVWVTPEQVRLMPMSEDYVQAAKEIAAGLRSKRIRVSVDDTDATVGKKVRRAKQDWCSYSAVIGENELKSGKLKVYVRSENKDIDVTADELISRIRSETEGYPVRPMYLPAELSKRCEF from the coding sequence GTGGAGAAGCCGGAGAACAAAAAGGAAAATGGTCTCATGAGAGCACTGTACATTCACGCCGACTCGATGGAATTCGAAGCAAAAGATAAGACAAAGGTCGCCGAAGACATACCCGATGACCTCCACAACGGAAGGATGGATGAGGTCCTGGTCGTTTTCATAACCGTGGAGAGCGAAGACGAAGGTAAGGTCCGGCAGGTAGCGGCGGAGGCGTCGAAGGATATCCTGGCCGTAAAAGAAAGGGTCGGCGCTGAACGCATAATGCTCTATCCGTATGCGCACCTAAGCAGCGATCTTGCTAAACCGAAGGCAAGCGTAGAGATGCTTGATGTTCTGAAAGAGATGATCGTGTCGTCCGGAGCGGAAGTATCCCGCGCGCCTTTCGGATGGTACAAAGCGTTCGACATCAAATGTAAGGGGCACCCGCTCTCCGAACTGTCCAGGGATTTCAAGGGCAAGGAAGAGAAGACCGCGCCCAAAGGAAAGGATACGTATTTTATCCTAAAGACCGACGGAAAGGAGATGTCCATAGAGGACTACAAAGGCGGATCCGACTGCATGAGATATATGATCGACAAGGAGGCTCTGGGAAAAGAGGCTCCCGCCGGCGGAGAACCGGAGTACCTCAGGCTATGCAGGAAGTTCGGCATCCAGTGGGAGACCATGTCGGACGTGGGGCACATGAACCTCGCCCCTCACGGGGCGATGATGTTCGACCTCATCTCCGATTATTCCACGGACATAGTCAACAGTACCGGGATCAGCGTGTACCACGTGAAGGGAACGAACATGTTCTCCCTTGACGAACCTGCCGTCAAAGAACACGCAGACCTCTTCGGAGACAGGCTATACACCATCAGCACCGGGAAGAAGAGCTTCATCCTGAGGTATGCGGCCTGCCACCAGCAGTTCGCCATGATCAGGAACTGGAACGTAAGTTACAAACAGATGCCCTTCGGCGCCTTCGAGGTCGCGGACTCCTACAGGCTAGAACAGTCCGGGGAGACCATGCTCTGTTTCAGAACCAGGAGACTGAACATGCCCGACTTCCACGTAATATGCTCGACCGTTCCTGAAGCCCAGGAGTATTTCACGCTCCTTGACGGCAGGATATACGACGAGATAGAGAACATCGGAAGGGATTACGACATGCTCGTGAACTTCTCTTCCAGGAAAGCGTTCGAGGACAACAAGGAAATGGTCAGGAAGCTCTGCGAGAAACACGGCAGGGACGCTCTTATCCACATATACCCCGAAGGGATCAACTACTACTGGACGGTCAACATCGAATACCACATGATAGATCAGATGAAAAGGCCCAGGGAGATCGGCACGGTCCAGATCGACATCGGCAACGCAAAGAGGTTCGGCATCACCTATACCGATGAAAAGGGAGAGAAACAGTACCCCGTCATCCTGCATTGCGCGGTCATCGGTTCCATCGAGAGGTACATGTACGCCCTCCTGGACACCGCAGTTCAAATAGAGAAGACCGGCGTCCCCGGATACCTGCCGGTATGGGTAACCCCGGAGCAGGTGCGCCTTATGCCGATGTCCGAGGACTACGTCCAGGCGGCCAAGGAGATAGCCGCCGGCCTCAGATCGAAGAGGATCAGGGTATCCGTCGACGACACCGACGCGACCGTCGGAAAGAAAGTGAGGCGGGCTAAGCAGGATTGGTGCTCATACAGCGCGGTCATCGGCGAGAACGAGCTGAAGAGCGGAAAGCTGAAGGTCTATGTCAGATCCGAGAACAAAGATATCGACGTGACCGCAGATGAGCTCATATCGAGGATCAGGAGCGAGACCGAAGGCTATCCGGTACGCCCCATGTACCTTCCAGCGGAACTCAGCAAGCGCTGCGAGTTCTGA
- a CDS encoding acetate uptake transporter, whose amino-acid sequence MTSNEIANPITLGLYGFALAVILLSVHNLGFFEMDATIIAAAIFMGGFAQIIAGAIEFKRNSMFTATVFTLLGLFWVAFGLLHAETLGTPDHTSMSTFFLIFTILVICMTFGTLKSPKSFIITFVLIDLTLILLTSGAFLEIDILTKLGGAAGIIAAAAAIYIASAEMYAEQYKKQILPL is encoded by the coding sequence ATGACTTCAAATGAAATAGCAAACCCCATCACATTAGGCCTTTACGGGTTTGCCTTGGCAGTAATTCTGCTCTCAGTACACAACCTCGGATTTTTTGAAATGGATGCGACAATAATCGCGGCCGCCATATTCATGGGCGGTTTCGCACAGATCATCGCGGGAGCGATCGAGTTCAAGAGGAACAGTATGTTCACAGCGACAGTATTCACACTGTTGGGCCTTTTCTGGGTAGCTTTCGGCCTACTGCATGCAGAGACATTAGGCACGCCGGACCATACCTCGATGTCGACCTTCTTCCTCATATTCACCATACTGGTCATATGTATGACGTTCGGTACGCTCAAGAGCCCTAAGTCTTTCATCATAACCTTCGTGCTCATCGACCTGACATTGATCCTGCTGACCAGCGGTGCGTTTCTGGAAATTGATATACTCACAAAGTTGGGCGGAGCGGCTGGCATCATAGCCGCAGCGGCGGCGATATACATCGCATCTGCCGAAATGTACGCCGAACAGTATAAGAAGCAGATACTGCCCCTTTGA
- a CDS encoding MMPL family transporter: MIFEKLADLVFRRSKLIVVIWIVALICAVPLALKAGSVLDYDTNNMAGPDAESIKGAEMIGEYFYSSDVQIESAALLVASFDTPAGKLNALGLYQSISDELPDYVDEYGDPKISLFLINGVFTDEDDEYKGVVIYAVIYSQRMTDDNLVIGDTPSFRDLVSGVLPADSGVTAYVSGTPAISYDTEKNASQDLSRIDVFSILMILILVGLFFRSFVTSAMPPMTIGVAFGAVLALMFIVGSFLDIIYMTEMLLLVSMLGAGSDYCIFILARYREERVHGADHETALKRAVTWAGESITTSGLAVMIGFGAMSICSFSMISSMGVMLAIGIVVALVAALTLISSILAIFGEKLFWPTKAASLMEGGKAHKGWHGKLSRAGHGYFTRSVKFSLKYSKAIIAVAVLLTIPAAFIMATSPSSYNMIGAMSTGEGIDGLNEVQEYSNGGMMMPNYVIFETAEPLGNITEMTYFGTVFGLLYWDMGNPNVPDYLNRLSTLSSSLSEDDNAGEVWGVYAWPALVGKAALEVPRGGMSDHDYTIAVYSKAASELPDTLSKQMLTPDPGSGQNTLGSLVSGYEMLMLGGAGAQYDDPNMIAAVDYVLNYKLAASVGGVSGSGTSFDITYVKYTLITKDEAMADRSMETIKFMDRTMSKFAEDNPDLVANKWLTGSAVVMYEVSELVGSEFLKVEVLAVALIFILLFFVMKSYVTPIRSILTILMSVVWTVAMTHLIFGNLLGEGVMWMIPIILIVVCLGLGMDYDILLTTRIKENRLYRGKSNDEAITYAVTHSGSVITICGLIMGGAFGTLMLSSTTMLQEFGFALSFAILVDALLVRTYIVPAAMHLLGDWNWKGPKFLHKKTPKPPE, from the coding sequence ATGATATTCGAAAAGCTCGCGGACCTGGTCTTCAGGCGTTCAAAACTGATCGTCGTGATATGGATAGTGGCTCTGATCTGCGCAGTGCCTCTTGCCCTCAAAGCGGGAAGCGTGCTTGATTATGATACCAACAACATGGCCGGGCCGGACGCTGAGTCCATCAAAGGCGCCGAGATGATAGGGGAATATTTCTACAGCTCGGATGTTCAGATAGAGAGCGCGGCCCTTCTCGTGGCGAGTTTCGATACGCCAGCGGGAAAGCTGAACGCGCTGGGCCTGTATCAGTCGATCTCCGATGAGCTCCCCGATTATGTCGACGAATACGGCGACCCGAAGATATCGCTGTTCCTGATAAACGGAGTATTCACCGATGAAGATGACGAATACAAAGGGGTCGTGATATATGCCGTCATTTATAGTCAGCGGATGACCGACGATAACCTGGTGATAGGCGATACGCCGAGCTTCAGGGACTTAGTCAGCGGGGTCCTGCCCGCTGATTCCGGGGTCACGGCATATGTCTCGGGGACACCCGCGATATCCTATGATACGGAGAAGAATGCATCCCAGGACCTCTCAAGGATCGATGTGTTCTCCATATTGATGATCCTGATACTGGTGGGACTCTTCTTCAGGTCCTTCGTGACGTCGGCGATGCCGCCGATGACCATCGGTGTGGCCTTCGGCGCCGTTCTCGCCCTGATGTTCATCGTAGGCTCGTTCCTTGACATAATCTACATGACAGAGATGCTTCTGCTTGTGTCCATGCTGGGCGCCGGGAGCGACTATTGCATCTTCATTCTGGCGAGGTATAGGGAAGAGCGGGTCCATGGGGCGGATCACGAGACCGCACTCAAAAGAGCGGTGACCTGGGCGGGGGAGTCGATAACGACCTCCGGCCTCGCGGTGATGATAGGGTTCGGCGCCATGTCCATCTGCTCTTTCTCGATGATAAGCTCGATGGGAGTGATGCTCGCCATCGGCATAGTCGTAGCGCTCGTGGCGGCGCTTACTCTGATATCATCAATACTTGCAATATTCGGAGAGAAACTGTTCTGGCCGACTAAAGCGGCGTCGCTCATGGAGGGGGGAAAAGCGCATAAGGGATGGCACGGAAAACTGTCCCGCGCCGGACACGGATATTTCACCAGGTCGGTCAAATTTTCGTTAAAGTATTCAAAAGCGATCATAGCGGTGGCGGTGCTGCTCACAATACCTGCCGCATTCATAATGGCAACCTCCCCATCGTCCTACAACATGATCGGAGCGATGTCGACCGGAGAGGGGATAGACGGCCTGAACGAGGTGCAGGAATACTCCAACGGCGGCATGATGATGCCGAACTATGTCATCTTTGAAACGGCCGAACCGTTGGGGAACATAACCGAGATGACCTACTTCGGCACGGTGTTCGGCCTGCTTTACTGGGATATGGGCAACCCGAACGTTCCAGATTATCTGAATAGGCTGTCGACGTTGTCGTCTTCGTTATCAGAGGATGATAATGCCGGAGAGGTATGGGGAGTTTACGCATGGCCCGCGCTGGTCGGAAAGGCTGCGCTGGAGGTCCCGAGAGGAGGGATGTCCGATCACGACTACACAATAGCGGTGTATTCGAAGGCAGCGTCCGAACTGCCGGACACCCTGTCGAAACAGATGCTTACTCCGGACCCCGGGTCCGGCCAGAATACGCTGGGGAGTCTGGTGTCAGGGTACGAAATGCTCATGCTCGGCGGCGCCGGGGCGCAATATGACGACCCGAACATGATCGCCGCCGTTGATTATGTTCTGAACTACAAGCTCGCGGCCTCCGTTGGCGGTGTGAGCGGAAGCGGAACATCATTTGACATCACCTATGTGAAATACACCCTCATAACCAAGGATGAGGCGATGGCCGACCGTTCCATGGAGACGATCAAATTCATGGACAGGACGATGTCTAAGTTCGCCGAGGACAATCCCGACCTGGTAGCAAACAAATGGCTCACCGGAAGCGCCGTCGTCATGTACGAGGTGTCCGAACTGGTAGGCAGCGAGTTCCTGAAGGTCGAGGTGCTTGCGGTGGCCCTGATATTCATCCTGCTGTTCTTTGTGATGAAATCTTATGTTACGCCGATACGTTCGATACTGACGATCCTCATGAGCGTAGTCTGGACAGTGGCGATGACCCACCTGATCTTCGGCAACCTTCTGGGAGAGGGGGTGATGTGGATGATACCCATTATCCTGATCGTGGTGTGCCTCGGTCTGGGCATGGATTACGACATCCTGCTGACAACGCGCATCAAAGAGAACCGTCTGTACAGAGGAAAGAGCAACGACGAGGCAATAACCTACGCGGTCACCCACTCCGGTTCCGTCATAACGATATGCGGTCTGATAATGGGAGGAGCGTTCGGCACGCTGATGCTCTCAAGCACCACCATGCTTCAGGAGTTCGGTTTCGCTTTGAGCTTCGCGATACTGGTGGACGCGCTGCTTGTGCGCACGTATATCGTGCCGGCGGCGATGCACCTTCTGGGCGACTGGAACTGGAAAGGTCCCAAGTTCCTGCACAAGAAAACACCAAAACCGCCCGAGTGA